Proteins found in one Acipenser ruthenus chromosome 18, fAciRut3.2 maternal haplotype, whole genome shotgun sequence genomic segment:
- the LOC117395489 gene encoding bone morphogenetic protein 4-like, translating into MIPGNRMLMVILLCQVLLGESSHASLIPEEGKKKASELQGSRSGQSHELLQDFEATLLHMFGLQRRPRPSHSAVVPRYMLDLYRFQSGETEEAGEHDTPFEYPEKSASRANTVRGFHHEEHLERVLDSPAPLRFLFNLSSIPEDEVLSSAELRLYCQQIEGAGLGGEEGGFHRINVYEVLKPPQTGTGQLITRLLDTRLVHHNATRWESFDVSPAVLRWTRDRLPNHGLALEVLHLNSTPTQQGQHVRISRSLHPGAAEDWLQLRPLLVTFSHDGKGHPLTRRTKRSPRPRGRKKNRNCRRHELYVDFSDVGWNDWIVAPPGYQAYFCHGDCPFPLADHLNSTNHAIVQTLVNSVNAEIPRACCVPTELSAISMLYLDEHDKVVLKNYQEMVVEGCGCR; encoded by the exons ATGATTCCTGGTAATCGAATGCTGATGGTAATTCTATTATGCCAAGTCCTACTAGGAGAAAGCAGCCATGCTAGTCTAATACCGGAGGAAGGCAAAAAAAAAGCGTCAGAGCTGCAGGGTAGTCGCTCTGGGCAAAGCCATGAACTATTACAGGACTTCGAGGCTACTTTGTTGCACATGTTTGGCCTGCAGAGACGGCCCAGGCCCAGCCACTCAGCCGTCGTGCCCCGGTATATGCTGGATCTCTATCGTTTTCAGTCTGGAGAGACGGAGGAGGCTGGAGAACACGACACGCCGTTCGAGTATCCAGAGAAGTCTGCCAGCCGAGCAAACACAGTGAGAGGATTCCACCACGAAG AGCACCTGGAGCGTGTGTTGGATTCGCCGGCTCCACTGCGCTTCCTCTTCAACCTGAGCAGCATCCCAGAGGACGAGGTTCTATCATCAGCAGAACTCCGGCTGTACTGCCAGCAGATCGAGGGGGCCGGGCTGGGCGGAGAGGAAGGGGGCTTCCACCGAATCAACGTCTACGAGGTCCTCAAGCCCCCCCAGACGGGCACTGGGCAGCTCATCACACGGCTCCTGGACACGCGGCTGGTCCACCACAATGCCACGCGCTGGGAGAGCTTCGACGTGAGCCCCGCGGTCCTGCGCTGGACACGAGACAGACTGCCCAACCACGGCCTGGCCCTGGAGGTGCTGCACCTCAACAGCACCCCCACGCAGCAGGGCCAGCATGTGCGCATCAGCCGCTCGCTGCACCCAGGCGCCGCAGAGGATTGGCTGCAGCTACGCCCCCTGCTGGTCACTTTCAGCCATGATGGCAAGGGCCACCCGCTGACCCGGCGGACCAAACGCAGCCCCAGGCCGCGGGGCCGCAAGAAAAACCGGAACTGCCGGCGACACGAACTGTATGTGGATTTCAGTGACGTGGGCTGGAATGACTGGATAGTGGCGCCCCCTGGCTACCAGGCTTATTTCTGCCATGGGGATTGCCCCTTCCCCCTGGCGGACCACCTGAACTCCACCAACCACGCCATCGTGCAGACTCTGGTGAACTCAGTGAATGCTGAAATCCCCAGGGCATGCTGCGTGCCCACGGAGCTCAGTGCAATCTCCATGTTGTACCTCGATGAGCACGACAAGGTGGTTCTCAAGAACTATCAGGAGATGGTGGTGGAGGGCTGTGGCTGCCGTTGA